In a genomic window of Homo sapiens chromosome 22, GRCh38.p14 Primary Assembly:
- the CCDC157 gene encoding coiled-coil domain-containing protein 157 isoform X4 — protein sequence MSYLENLGSEQMMPPAQAAGPCMSVGLTVRRFWDSLLRLGTLHQQPLPQKGANQRETPTSKPTTKGEPARSPEYLTTKLIKPSSPVLGLPQTCQEPESIPVRASLQFPATTFKNTRSVHSQTIETALVPCDACASVQGSLQKVGKVVISLCQSQNLPSSLGQFQQLVQDSMGLRPLPAATVGRWAAEQRKDLTRLSKHVEALRAQLEEAEGQKDGLRKQAGKLEQALKQEQGARRRQAEEDEQCLSEWEHDKQQLLTETSDLKTKMATLERELKQQRESTQAVEAKAQQLQEEGERRAAAERQVQQLEEQVQQLEAQVQLLVGRLEGAGQQVCWASTELDKEKARVDSMVRHQESLQAKQRALLKQLDSLDQEREELRGSLDEAEAQRARVEEQLQSEREQGQCQLRAQQELLQSLQREKQGLEQATTDLRLTILELERELEELKERERLLVAFPDLHRPTETQIHGPVPLGTGGRSSSVESQITCPTDSGNVTDHMERQVQSNDIRIRVLQEENGRLQSMLSKIREVAQQGGLKLIPQDRLWSPSSKGTQGATPPVQAKSTSPGPLGRQHLPSSRTGRTLLGQPCTSPPRQPCTSPPRQPCTSPPRQPCTSPSRQPCSQPSKSLLEGVTHLDTCTQNPIKVLVRLRKRLSPGRGQASSAHQPQERPM from the exons ATGAGCTACTTGGAGAACCTTGGCTCAGAGCAGATGATGCCCCCTGCACAGGCTGCGGGGCCCTGCATGTCCGTGGGGCTCACGGTGCGGCGCTTCTGGGACAGCCTGCTGAGGCTGGGCACGCTCCACCAGCAGCCACTCCCCCAG AAAGGGGCAAACCAAAGGGAGACTCCCACCTCCAAGCCCACCACCAAGGGCGAGCCAGCCAGGAGCCCTGAATATCTGACTACCAAGTTAATCAAGCCCTCCTCCCCAGTGCTAGGCTTGCCCCAGACCTGCCAAGAGCCAGAGAGCATCCCTGTCAGAGCCTCCCTGCAGTTCCCAGCCACGACCTTCAAGAACACCAGGAGTGTCCACTCCCAGACCATTGAGACGGCCCTGGTGCCCTGTGACGCATGCGCCAGCGTCCAGGGAAGCCTGCAGAAGGTGGGCAAGGTGGTCATCAGCCTGTGTCAGAGCCAGAACCTGCCCTCGTCCTTAGGCCAGTTCCAGCAACTGGTGCAGGACAGCATGGGGCTCAGGCCACTGCCGGCTGCCACCGTGGGCCGCTGGGCAGCAGAGCAGAGGAAAGACCTGACGCGCCTCAGTAAGCATGTGGAGGCCCTCAGGGCCCAGCTGGAGGAGGCTGAAGGGCAGAAGGATGGCCTGAGGAAGCAGGCGGGCAAGCTGGAGCAGGCGCTGAAACAGGAGCAGGGGGCACGGCGGCGACAGGCGGAGGAGGATGAGCAGTGCCTGTCTGAGTGGGAGCACGACAAACAGCAGCTGCTCACAG AAACAAGTGACCTAAAGACAAAGATGGCCACCCTGGAGAGAGAACTGAAACAGCAGCGGGAGTCCACACAGGCTGTGG AGGCAAAGGCCCAGCAGCTGCAGGAGGAAGGTGAGCGCAGGGCGGCAGCGGAGAGGCAGGTGCAGCAGCTGGAGGAGCAGGTGCAGCAGTTGGAGGCGCAGGTGCAGCTGTTGGTGGGTCGGCTGGAGGGCGCTGGCCAGCAGGTCTGCTGGGCCAGCACGGAGCTGGATAAGGAGAAGGCCCGTGTCGACAGCATGGTCCGCCACCAGGAG TCTCTGCAGGCCAAGCAGCGAGCCCTGCTAAAGCAGCTGGACAGCCTGGACCAGGAACGTGAGGAGCTGCGGGGCAGCCTGGACGAGGCTGAGGCCCAGCGGGCCCGCGTGGAGGAGCAGCTGCAGAGCGAGCGGGAGCAGGGGCAATGCCAGCTCAGGGCCCAGCAG GAGCTGCTGCAGAGCCTGCAGAGGGAGAAGCAAGGCCTGGAGCAGGCGACTACGGACCTGCGGCTAACCATCCTGGAGCTAGAACGGGAGCTGGAGGAGCTGAAGGAGCGGGAGCGGCTGCTGGTGGCCTTCCCAGACCTGCACAGGCCCACCGAGACCCAGATCCATG GTCCTGTCCCATTGGGCACAGGAGGCAGATCCAGCAGCGTGGAATCCCAGATAACATGTCCCACAGACTCTGGCAACGTCACAGATCACATGGAGAGGCAAGTGCAGTCCAACGACATCCGCATCCGGGTCCTACAGGAGGAGAACGGGCGGCTCCAATCAATGCTGTCCAAAATCCGGGAAGTGGCCCAGCAGGGTGGCCTCAAG ctgatCCCGCAGGACCGGCTCTGGTCCCCTTCCAGCAAGGGAACCCAGGGAGCAACACCACCAGTCCAGGCCAAGAGCACATCCCCAGG GCCTCTGGGCAGACAGCACCTTCCTAGCAGCAGGACGGGTAGGACCCTGCTGGGCCAGCCCTGCACATCCCCACCTCGGCAGCCCTGCACATCCCCACCTCGGCAGCCCTGCACATCCCCACCTCGGCAGCCCTGCACATCCCCATCTCGGCAGCCCTGCAGCCAGCCCAGCAAGTCCTTGCTGGAGGGTGTGACCCACTTGGACACCTGCACCCAGAACCCCATCAAGGTCTTGGTCAGGCTGAGAAAGAGACTGTCACCTGGCCGGGGACAGGCCAGCTCTGCACACCAGCCCCAGGAGCGGCCCATGTAG
- the CCDC157 gene encoding coiled-coil domain-containing protein 157 isoform 2 (isoform 2 is encoded by transcript variant 3) produces MAHLLGSQACMESLRTDLTDLQGAIVDVFSRAGPVRFPSWKFPDRMACDLDMVALLEHYDHVPGDPEFTQLSHAVLLELVIDR; encoded by the coding sequence ATGGCGCACCTGCTGGGCAGCCAGGCCTGCATGGAGAGCCTGCGCACAGACCTCACCGACCTGCAGGGTGCCATCGTAGACGTCTTCTCCCGCGCCGGGCCTGTGCGCTTCCCCTCCTGGAAGTTCCCTGACCGCATGGCCTGTGACCTCGACATGGTGGCCCTGCTGGAGCACTATGACCATGTTCCGGGTGACCCCGAGTTCACGCAGCTGTCCCATGCCGTGCTGCTGGAGCTGGTCATCGACAGGTGA
- the CCDC157 gene encoding coiled-coil domain-containing protein 157 isoform X6: MAHLLGSQACMESLRTDLTDLQGAIVDVFSRAGPVRFPSWKFPDRMACDLDMVALLEHYDHVPGDPEFTQLSHAVLLELVIDRLLLLLQSCMSYLENLGSEQMMPPAQAAGPCMSVGLTVRRFWDSLLRLGTLHQQPLPQKGANQRETPTSKPTTKGEPARSPEYLTTKLIKPSSPVLGLPQTCQEPESIPVRASLQFPATTFKNTRSVHSQTIETALVPCDACASVQGSLQKVGKVVISLCQSQNLPSSLGQFQQLVQDSMGLRPLPAATVGRWAAEQRKDLTRLSKHVEALRAQLEEAEGQKDGLRKQAGKLEQALKQEQGARRRQAEEDEQCLSEWEHDKQQLLTETSDLKTKMATLERELKQQRESTQAVEAKAQQLQEEGERRAAAERQVQQLEEQVQQLEAQVQLLVGRLEGAGQQVCWASTELDKEKARVDSMVRHQESLQAKQRALLKQLDSLDQEREELRGSLDEAEAQRARVEEQLQSEREQGQCQLRAQQELLQSLQREKQGLEQATTDLRLTILELERELEELKERERLLVAFPDLHRPTETQIHADPAGPALVPFQQGNPGSNTTSPGQEHIPRVSLL; this comes from the exons ATGGCGCACCTGCTGGGCAGCCAGGCCTGCATGGAGAGCCTGCGCACAGACCTCACCGACCTGCAGGGTGCCATCGTAGACGTCTTCTCCCGCGCCGGGCCTGTGCGCTTCCCCTCCTGGAAGTTCCCTGACCGCATGGCCTGTGACCTCGACATGGTGGCCCTGCTGGAGCACTATGACCATGTTCCGGGTGACCCCGAGTTCACGCAGCTGTCCCATGCCGTGCTGCTGGAGCTGGTCATCGACAG gctcctgctgctgcttcaaAGCTGTATGAGCTACTTGGAGAACCTTGGCTCAGAGCAGATGATGCCCCCTGCACAGGCTGCGGGGCCCTGCATGTCCGTGGGGCTCACGGTGCGGCGCTTCTGGGACAGCCTGCTGAGGCTGGGCACGCTCCACCAGCAGCCACTCCCCCAG AAAGGGGCAAACCAAAGGGAGACTCCCACCTCCAAGCCCACCACCAAGGGCGAGCCAGCCAGGAGCCCTGAATATCTGACTACCAAGTTAATCAAGCCCTCCTCCCCAGTGCTAGGCTTGCCCCAGACCTGCCAAGAGCCAGAGAGCATCCCTGTCAGAGCCTCCCTGCAGTTCCCAGCCACGACCTTCAAGAACACCAGGAGTGTCCACTCCCAGACCATTGAGACGGCCCTGGTGCCCTGTGACGCATGCGCCAGCGTCCAGGGAAGCCTGCAGAAGGTGGGCAAGGTGGTCATCAGCCTGTGTCAGAGCCAGAACCTGCCCTCGTCCTTAGGCCAGTTCCAGCAACTGGTGCAGGACAGCATGGGGCTCAGGCCACTGCCGGCTGCCACCGTGGGCCGCTGGGCAGCAGAGCAGAGGAAAGACCTGACGCGCCTCAGTAAGCATGTGGAGGCCCTCAGGGCCCAGCTGGAGGAGGCTGAAGGGCAGAAGGATGGCCTGAGGAAGCAGGCGGGCAAGCTGGAGCAGGCGCTGAAACAGGAGCAGGGGGCACGGCGGCGACAGGCGGAGGAGGATGAGCAGTGCCTGTCTGAGTGGGAGCACGACAAACAGCAGCTGCTCACAG AAACAAGTGACCTAAAGACAAAGATGGCCACCCTGGAGAGAGAACTGAAACAGCAGCGGGAGTCCACACAGGCTGTGG AGGCAAAGGCCCAGCAGCTGCAGGAGGAAGGTGAGCGCAGGGCGGCAGCGGAGAGGCAGGTGCAGCAGCTGGAGGAGCAGGTGCAGCAGTTGGAGGCGCAGGTGCAGCTGTTGGTGGGTCGGCTGGAGGGCGCTGGCCAGCAGGTCTGCTGGGCCAGCACGGAGCTGGATAAGGAGAAGGCCCGTGTCGACAGCATGGTCCGCCACCAGGAG TCTCTGCAGGCCAAGCAGCGAGCCCTGCTAAAGCAGCTGGACAGCCTGGACCAGGAACGTGAGGAGCTGCGGGGCAGCCTGGACGAGGCTGAGGCCCAGCGGGCCCGCGTGGAGGAGCAGCTGCAGAGCGAGCGGGAGCAGGGGCAATGCCAGCTCAGGGCCCAGCAG GAGCTGCTGCAGAGCCTGCAGAGGGAGAAGCAAGGCCTGGAGCAGGCGACTACGGACCTGCGGCTAACCATCCTGGAGCTAGAACGGGAGCTGGAGGAGCTGAAGGAGCGGGAGCGGCTGCTGGTGGCCTTCCCAGACCTGCACAGGCCCACCGAGACCCAGATCCATG ctgatCCCGCAGGACCGGCTCTGGTCCCCTTCCAGCAAGGGAACCCAGGGAGCAACACCACCAGTCCAGGCCAAGAGCACATCCCCAGG
- the CCDC157 gene encoding coiled-coil domain-containing protein 157 isoform X2 produces MAHLLGSQACMESLRTDLTDLQGAIVDVFSRAGPVRFPSWKFPDRMACDLDMVALLEHYDHVPGDPEFTQLSHAVLLELVIDRLLLLLQSCMSYLENLGSEQMMPPAQAAGPCMSVGLTVRRFWDSLLRLGTLHQQPLPQKGANQRETPTSKPTTKGEPARSPEYLTTKLIKPSSPVLGLPQTCQEPESIPVRASLQFPATTFKNTRSVHSQTIETALVPCDACASVQGSLQKVGKVVISLCQSQNLPSSLGQFQQLVQDSMGLRPLPAATVGRWAAEQRKDLTRLSKHVEALRAQLEEAEGQKDGLRKQAGKLEQALKQEQGARRRQAEEDEQCLSEWEHDKQQLLTETSDLKTKMATLERELKQQRESTQAVEAKAQQLQEEGERRAAAERQVQQLEEQVQQLEAQVQLLVGRLEGAGQQVCWASTELDKEKARVDSMVRHQESLQAKQRALLKQLDSLDQEREELRGSLDEAEAQRARVEEQLQSEREQGQCQLRAQQELLQSLQREKQGLEQATTDLRLTILELERELEELKERERLLVAFPDLHRPTETQIHDSGNVTDHMERQVQSNDIRIRVLQEENGRLQSMLSKIREVAQQGGLKLIPQDRLWSPSSKGTQGATPPVQAKSTSPGPLGRQHLPSSRTGRTLLGQPCTSPPRQPCTSPPRQPCTSPPRQPCTSPSRQPCSQPSKSLLEGVTHLDTCTQNPIKVLVRLRKRLSPGRGQASSAHQPQERPM; encoded by the exons ATGGCGCACCTGCTGGGCAGCCAGGCCTGCATGGAGAGCCTGCGCACAGACCTCACCGACCTGCAGGGTGCCATCGTAGACGTCTTCTCCCGCGCCGGGCCTGTGCGCTTCCCCTCCTGGAAGTTCCCTGACCGCATGGCCTGTGACCTCGACATGGTGGCCCTGCTGGAGCACTATGACCATGTTCCGGGTGACCCCGAGTTCACGCAGCTGTCCCATGCCGTGCTGCTGGAGCTGGTCATCGACAG gctcctgctgctgcttcaaAGCTGTATGAGCTACTTGGAGAACCTTGGCTCAGAGCAGATGATGCCCCCTGCACAGGCTGCGGGGCCCTGCATGTCCGTGGGGCTCACGGTGCGGCGCTTCTGGGACAGCCTGCTGAGGCTGGGCACGCTCCACCAGCAGCCACTCCCCCAG AAAGGGGCAAACCAAAGGGAGACTCCCACCTCCAAGCCCACCACCAAGGGCGAGCCAGCCAGGAGCCCTGAATATCTGACTACCAAGTTAATCAAGCCCTCCTCCCCAGTGCTAGGCTTGCCCCAGACCTGCCAAGAGCCAGAGAGCATCCCTGTCAGAGCCTCCCTGCAGTTCCCAGCCACGACCTTCAAGAACACCAGGAGTGTCCACTCCCAGACCATTGAGACGGCCCTGGTGCCCTGTGACGCATGCGCCAGCGTCCAGGGAAGCCTGCAGAAGGTGGGCAAGGTGGTCATCAGCCTGTGTCAGAGCCAGAACCTGCCCTCGTCCTTAGGCCAGTTCCAGCAACTGGTGCAGGACAGCATGGGGCTCAGGCCACTGCCGGCTGCCACCGTGGGCCGCTGGGCAGCAGAGCAGAGGAAAGACCTGACGCGCCTCAGTAAGCATGTGGAGGCCCTCAGGGCCCAGCTGGAGGAGGCTGAAGGGCAGAAGGATGGCCTGAGGAAGCAGGCGGGCAAGCTGGAGCAGGCGCTGAAACAGGAGCAGGGGGCACGGCGGCGACAGGCGGAGGAGGATGAGCAGTGCCTGTCTGAGTGGGAGCACGACAAACAGCAGCTGCTCACAG AAACAAGTGACCTAAAGACAAAGATGGCCACCCTGGAGAGAGAACTGAAACAGCAGCGGGAGTCCACACAGGCTGTGG AGGCAAAGGCCCAGCAGCTGCAGGAGGAAGGTGAGCGCAGGGCGGCAGCGGAGAGGCAGGTGCAGCAGCTGGAGGAGCAGGTGCAGCAGTTGGAGGCGCAGGTGCAGCTGTTGGTGGGTCGGCTGGAGGGCGCTGGCCAGCAGGTCTGCTGGGCCAGCACGGAGCTGGATAAGGAGAAGGCCCGTGTCGACAGCATGGTCCGCCACCAGGAG TCTCTGCAGGCCAAGCAGCGAGCCCTGCTAAAGCAGCTGGACAGCCTGGACCAGGAACGTGAGGAGCTGCGGGGCAGCCTGGACGAGGCTGAGGCCCAGCGGGCCCGCGTGGAGGAGCAGCTGCAGAGCGAGCGGGAGCAGGGGCAATGCCAGCTCAGGGCCCAGCAG GAGCTGCTGCAGAGCCTGCAGAGGGAGAAGCAAGGCCTGGAGCAGGCGACTACGGACCTGCGGCTAACCATCCTGGAGCTAGAACGGGAGCTGGAGGAGCTGAAGGAGCGGGAGCGGCTGCTGGTGGCCTTCCCAGACCTGCACAGGCCCACCGAGACCCAGATCCATG ACTCTGGCAACGTCACAGATCACATGGAGAGGCAAGTGCAGTCCAACGACATCCGCATCCGGGTCCTACAGGAGGAGAACGGGCGGCTCCAATCAATGCTGTCCAAAATCCGGGAAGTGGCCCAGCAGGGTGGCCTCAAG ctgatCCCGCAGGACCGGCTCTGGTCCCCTTCCAGCAAGGGAACCCAGGGAGCAACACCACCAGTCCAGGCCAAGAGCACATCCCCAGG GCCTCTGGGCAGACAGCACCTTCCTAGCAGCAGGACGGGTAGGACCCTGCTGGGCCAGCCCTGCACATCCCCACCTCGGCAGCCCTGCACATCCCCACCTCGGCAGCCCTGCACATCCCCACCTCGGCAGCCCTGCACATCCCCATCTCGGCAGCCCTGCAGCCAGCCCAGCAAGTCCTTGCTGGAGGGTGTGACCCACTTGGACACCTGCACCCAGAACCCCATCAAGGTCTTGGTCAGGCTGAGAAAGAGACTGTCACCTGGCCGGGGACAGGCCAGCTCTGCACACCAGCCCCAGGAGCGGCCCATGTAG
- the CCDC157 gene encoding coiled-coil domain-containing protein 157 isoform X3 yields the protein MAHLLGSQACMESLRTDLTDLQGAIVDVFSRAGPVRFPSWKFPDRMACDLDMVALLEHYDHVPGDPEFTQLSHAVLLELVIDRLLLLLQSCMSYLENLGSEQMMPPAQAAGPCMSVGLTVRRFWDSLLRLGTLHQQPLPQKGANQRETPTSKPTTKGEPARSPEYLTTKLIKPSSPVLGLPQTCQEPESIPVRASLQFPATTFKNTRSVHSQTIETALVPCDACASVQGSLQKVGKVVISLCQSQNLPSSLGQFQQLVQDSMGLRPLPAATVGRWAAEQRKDLTRLSKHVEALRAQLEEAEGQKDGLRKQAGKLEQALKQEQGARRRQAEEDEQCLSEWEHDKQQLLTETSDLKTKMATLERELKQQRESTQAVEAKAQQLQEEGERRAAAERQVQQLEEQVQQLEAQVQLLVGRLEGAGQQVCWASTELDKEKARVDSMVRHQESLQAKQRALLKQLDSLDQEREELRGSLDEAEAQRARVEEQLQSEREQGQCQLRAQQELLQSLQREKQGLEQATTDLRLTILELERELEELKERERLLVAFPDLHRPTETQIHGPVPLGTGGRSSSVESQITCPTDSGNVTDHMERQVQSNDIRIRVLQEENGRLQSMLSKIREVAQQGGLKLIPQDRLWSPSSKGTQGATPPVQAKSTSPGSACYKTEPNHGHKIPLRSQAQWLTSVIPALWEAEAGGSPEIGSSRPA from the exons ATGGCGCACCTGCTGGGCAGCCAGGCCTGCATGGAGAGCCTGCGCACAGACCTCACCGACCTGCAGGGTGCCATCGTAGACGTCTTCTCCCGCGCCGGGCCTGTGCGCTTCCCCTCCTGGAAGTTCCCTGACCGCATGGCCTGTGACCTCGACATGGTGGCCCTGCTGGAGCACTATGACCATGTTCCGGGTGACCCCGAGTTCACGCAGCTGTCCCATGCCGTGCTGCTGGAGCTGGTCATCGACAG gctcctgctgctgcttcaaAGCTGTATGAGCTACTTGGAGAACCTTGGCTCAGAGCAGATGATGCCCCCTGCACAGGCTGCGGGGCCCTGCATGTCCGTGGGGCTCACGGTGCGGCGCTTCTGGGACAGCCTGCTGAGGCTGGGCACGCTCCACCAGCAGCCACTCCCCCAG AAAGGGGCAAACCAAAGGGAGACTCCCACCTCCAAGCCCACCACCAAGGGCGAGCCAGCCAGGAGCCCTGAATATCTGACTACCAAGTTAATCAAGCCCTCCTCCCCAGTGCTAGGCTTGCCCCAGACCTGCCAAGAGCCAGAGAGCATCCCTGTCAGAGCCTCCCTGCAGTTCCCAGCCACGACCTTCAAGAACACCAGGAGTGTCCACTCCCAGACCATTGAGACGGCCCTGGTGCCCTGTGACGCATGCGCCAGCGTCCAGGGAAGCCTGCAGAAGGTGGGCAAGGTGGTCATCAGCCTGTGTCAGAGCCAGAACCTGCCCTCGTCCTTAGGCCAGTTCCAGCAACTGGTGCAGGACAGCATGGGGCTCAGGCCACTGCCGGCTGCCACCGTGGGCCGCTGGGCAGCAGAGCAGAGGAAAGACCTGACGCGCCTCAGTAAGCATGTGGAGGCCCTCAGGGCCCAGCTGGAGGAGGCTGAAGGGCAGAAGGATGGCCTGAGGAAGCAGGCGGGCAAGCTGGAGCAGGCGCTGAAACAGGAGCAGGGGGCACGGCGGCGACAGGCGGAGGAGGATGAGCAGTGCCTGTCTGAGTGGGAGCACGACAAACAGCAGCTGCTCACAG AAACAAGTGACCTAAAGACAAAGATGGCCACCCTGGAGAGAGAACTGAAACAGCAGCGGGAGTCCACACAGGCTGTGG AGGCAAAGGCCCAGCAGCTGCAGGAGGAAGGTGAGCGCAGGGCGGCAGCGGAGAGGCAGGTGCAGCAGCTGGAGGAGCAGGTGCAGCAGTTGGAGGCGCAGGTGCAGCTGTTGGTGGGTCGGCTGGAGGGCGCTGGCCAGCAGGTCTGCTGGGCCAGCACGGAGCTGGATAAGGAGAAGGCCCGTGTCGACAGCATGGTCCGCCACCAGGAG TCTCTGCAGGCCAAGCAGCGAGCCCTGCTAAAGCAGCTGGACAGCCTGGACCAGGAACGTGAGGAGCTGCGGGGCAGCCTGGACGAGGCTGAGGCCCAGCGGGCCCGCGTGGAGGAGCAGCTGCAGAGCGAGCGGGAGCAGGGGCAATGCCAGCTCAGGGCCCAGCAG GAGCTGCTGCAGAGCCTGCAGAGGGAGAAGCAAGGCCTGGAGCAGGCGACTACGGACCTGCGGCTAACCATCCTGGAGCTAGAACGGGAGCTGGAGGAGCTGAAGGAGCGGGAGCGGCTGCTGGTGGCCTTCCCAGACCTGCACAGGCCCACCGAGACCCAGATCCATG GTCCTGTCCCATTGGGCACAGGAGGCAGATCCAGCAGCGTGGAATCCCAGATAACATGTCCCACAGACTCTGGCAACGTCACAGATCACATGGAGAGGCAAGTGCAGTCCAACGACATCCGCATCCGGGTCCTACAGGAGGAGAACGGGCGGCTCCAATCAATGCTGTCCAAAATCCGGGAAGTGGCCCAGCAGGGTGGCCTCAAG ctgatCCCGCAGGACCGGCTCTGGTCCCCTTCCAGCAAGGGAACCCAGGGAGCAACACCACCAGTCCAGGCCAAGAGCACATCCCCAGG
- the CCDC157 gene encoding coiled-coil domain-containing protein 157 isoform X9: MATLERELKQQRESTQAVEAKAQQLQEEGERRAAAERQVQQLEEQVQQLEAQVQLLVGRLEGAGQQVCWASTELDKEKARVDSMVRHQESLQAKQRALLKQLDSLDQEREELRGSLDEAEAQRARVEEQLQSEREQGQCQLRAQQELLQSLQREKQGLEQATTDLRLTILELERELEELKERERLLVAFPDLHRPTETQIHGPVPLGTGGRSSSVESQITCPTDSGNVTDHMERQVQSNDIRIRVLQEENGRLQSMLSKIREVAQQGGLKLIPQDRLWSPSSKGTQGATPPVQAKSTSPGPLGRQHLPSSRTGRTLLGQPCTSPPRQPCTSPPRQPCTSPPRQPCTSPSRQPCSQPSKSLLEGVTHLDTCTQNPIKVLVRLRKRLSPGRGQASSAHQPQERPM; the protein is encoded by the exons ATGGCCACCCTGGAGAGAGAACTGAAACAGCAGCGGGAGTCCACACAGGCTGTGG AGGCAAAGGCCCAGCAGCTGCAGGAGGAAGGTGAGCGCAGGGCGGCAGCGGAGAGGCAGGTGCAGCAGCTGGAGGAGCAGGTGCAGCAGTTGGAGGCGCAGGTGCAGCTGTTGGTGGGTCGGCTGGAGGGCGCTGGCCAGCAGGTCTGCTGGGCCAGCACGGAGCTGGATAAGGAGAAGGCCCGTGTCGACAGCATGGTCCGCCACCAGGAG TCTCTGCAGGCCAAGCAGCGAGCCCTGCTAAAGCAGCTGGACAGCCTGGACCAGGAACGTGAGGAGCTGCGGGGCAGCCTGGACGAGGCTGAGGCCCAGCGGGCCCGCGTGGAGGAGCAGCTGCAGAGCGAGCGGGAGCAGGGGCAATGCCAGCTCAGGGCCCAGCAG GAGCTGCTGCAGAGCCTGCAGAGGGAGAAGCAAGGCCTGGAGCAGGCGACTACGGACCTGCGGCTAACCATCCTGGAGCTAGAACGGGAGCTGGAGGAGCTGAAGGAGCGGGAGCGGCTGCTGGTGGCCTTCCCAGACCTGCACAGGCCCACCGAGACCCAGATCCATG GTCCTGTCCCATTGGGCACAGGAGGCAGATCCAGCAGCGTGGAATCCCAGATAACATGTCCCACAGACTCTGGCAACGTCACAGATCACATGGAGAGGCAAGTGCAGTCCAACGACATCCGCATCCGGGTCCTACAGGAGGAGAACGGGCGGCTCCAATCAATGCTGTCCAAAATCCGGGAAGTGGCCCAGCAGGGTGGCCTCAAG ctgatCCCGCAGGACCGGCTCTGGTCCCCTTCCAGCAAGGGAACCCAGGGAGCAACACCACCAGTCCAGGCCAAGAGCACATCCCCAGG GCCTCTGGGCAGACAGCACCTTCCTAGCAGCAGGACGGGTAGGACCCTGCTGGGCCAGCCCTGCACATCCCCACCTCGGCAGCCCTGCACATCCCCACCTCGGCAGCCCTGCACATCCCCACCTCGGCAGCCCTGCACATCCCCATCTCGGCAGCCCTGCAGCCAGCCCAGCAAGTCCTTGCTGGAGGGTGTGACCCACTTGGACACCTGCACCCAGAACCCCATCAAGGTCTTGGTCAGGCTGAGAAAGAGACTGTCACCTGGCCGGGGACAGGCCAGCTCTGCACACCAGCCCCAGGAGCGGCCCATGTAG